In the Besnoitia besnoiti strain Bb-Ger1 chromosome Unknown contig00154, whole genome shotgun sequence genome, one interval contains:
- a CDS encoding cytochrome b (encoded by transcript BESB_029630), with translation MSLFRAHLVFYRCALNLNSSYNFGFLVAITFVLQIITGITLAFRYTSEASCAFASVQHLVREVAAGWEFRMLHATTASFVFLCILIHMSRGMYNSSYSYLTTAWMSGLVLYLLTIATAFLGYVLPWGQMSFWGATVITNLLSPIPYLVPWLLGGYYVSDVTLKRFFVLHFILPFVGCILIVLHIFYLHLNGSSNPAGIDSALKVAFYPHMLMTDAKCLSYLIGLIFLQTAFGLIELSHPDNSIPVNRFVTPLHIVPEWYFLAYYAVLKVIPSKTGGLLVFMLSTCQ, from the coding sequence atgagtctattccgggcacacctcgtcttttatcggtgtgctctcaatctaaattcatcttataactttggtttcttagttgcaattacctttgtactccaaataattacaggtatcactttagcgttccgatatacttctgaagcatcttgtgcatttgctagtgttcaacatctagttagagaggtagcagcaggatgggaatttaggatgttgcatgcaacaactgcttctttcgtcttcttgtgtatcttaatacacatgtctcgaggtatgtataactccagctatagttatttaactactgcttggatgtctggtttagttttatatctacttactatagccactgctttcctcggttatgtactaccatggggacagatgagtttctggggtgctacagtcattactaatctcctttctccaataccatatttagtaccttggttactcggtggatactatgtatctgatgtaacattaaaacgattctttgtattgcactttatattaccttttgtaggttgcattctaattgtattacacatcttctatttacatttaaatggttctagtaaccctgcaggtattgattccgcacttaaagtagccttctatcctcatatgttaatgaccgatgctaaatgtctatcctatctaattggtttaattttcttacaaacggcttttggtttgattgaattatcgcacccagataactccataccagtgaaccggtttgtaactccgcttcatatcgtacctgaatggtactttttagcatattatgcggtgttaaaagtaatcccatccaaaaccggtggtttgttagtatttatgttatcaacatgtcaatga
- a CDS encoding cytochrome b (encoded by transcript BESB_029640): MIAVHHHPTGLLKTAKSVGFQYHGITLAFRYTSEASCAFASVQHLVREVAAGWEFRMLHATTASFVFLCILIHMSRGMYNSSYSYLTTAWMSGLVLYLLTIATAFLGYVLPWGQMSFWGATVITNLLSPIPYLVPWLLGGYYVSDVTLKRFFVLHFILPFVGCILIVLHIFYLHLNGSSNPAGIDSALKVAFYPHMLMTDAKCLSYLIGLIFLQTAFGLIELSHPDNSIPVNRFVTPLHIVPEWYFLAYYAVLK, from the exons atgattgcagtacaccaccaccccactggactgcttaagacagctaaaagtgttggatttcaatatcacg gtatcactttagcgttccgatatacttctgaagcatcttgtgcatttgctagtgttcaacatctagttagagaggtagcagcaggatgggaatttaggatgttgcatgcaacaactgcttctttcgtcttcttgtgtatcttaatacacatgtctcgaggtatgtataactccagctatagttatttaactactgcttggatgtctggtttagttttatatctacttactatagccactgctttcctcggttatgtactaccatggggacagatgagtttctggggtgctacagtcattactaatctcctttctccaataccatatttagtaccttggttactcggtggatactatgtatctgatgtaacattaaaacgattctttgtattgcactttatattaccttttgtaggttgcattctaattgtattacacatcttctatttacatttaaatggttctagtaaccctgcaggtattgattccgcacttaaagtagccttctatcctcatatgttaatgaccgatgctaaatgtctatcctatctaattggtttaattttcttacaaacggcttttggtttgattgaattatcgcacccagataactccataccagtgaaccggtttgtaactccgcttcatatcgtacctgaatggtactttttagcatattatgcggtgttaaagTAA